A DNA window from Solanum lycopersicum chromosome 3, SLM_r2.1 contains the following coding sequences:
- the TMT1 gene encoding monosaccharide-sensing protein 2-like, which produces MRGAVLIALAAAIGNMLQGWDNATIAGSVLYIKKEFNLQTQPTMEGLIVAMSLIGATVITTFSGPVSDMLGRRPMLIISSVLYFLSGLVMLWAPNVYVLLLARLLDGFGIGLAVTLVPVYISETAPPEIRGQLNTFPQFTGSLGMFLSYCMVFGMSLTQAPSWRLMLGVLSIPSLAYFFLALFYLPESPRWLVSKGRMKEAKQVLQRLRGREDVSGEMALLMEGLGVGGEVSIEEYIIGPDNELADNHDEKDQIKLYGAEEGLSWIAKPVTGQSTLGLVSRHGSMANQSMPLMDPLVTLFGSVHEKMPEMGSMRSMLFSNVGSMFNITENQGKTDNWDEESQKDEENHMSDGSGAESDDNLRSPLLSRQGTNAEGNMGPPTSLSMRQGSNFMQANGVGEQASMGIGGGWQLAYRKDEKKEGALKRIYLHEEGGSGSRRGSIISLPGDAHADQAEFIHAAALVSQSVLRAESVLGQQSIEEAIETQSETVTKKSVWKALLEPGVKHALIVGVGLQILQQFSGINGVLYYTPQILEQAGVGVLLSNMGIGSDSASFLISAVTTLLMLPTIGVAMRLMDLAGRRWLLLATLPVLLSSLIVLVLGNVINMGEVMHAVISTASVVVYFCTFVMGFGPIPNILCSEIFPTSVRGICIAICALTFWIGDIIVTYSLPVMLNSIGLGGVFAIYAVVCAVAWVFVFLKVPETKGMPLEVITEFFAVGAKKAATE; this is translated from the exons ATGAGAGGAGCTGTGCTAATTGCACTTGCTGCTGCCATTGGCAACATGTTGCAAGGATGGGACAATGCGACGATAGCAG GATCTGTTCTTTACATCAAGAAGGAATTTAATTTACAAACACAGCCAACCATGGAAGGGCTAATTGTTGCGATGTCTCTAATTGGAGCGACAGTGATCACGACATTCTCGGGACCTGTATCGGACATGCTTGGGAGACGTCCAATGCTTATAATTTCATCAGTACTTTATTTCCTCAGTGGATTAGTGATGTTATGGGCTCCAAATGTTTATGTGTTGCTTTTAGCAAGGCTCTTAGATGGATTTGGAATTGGTCTTGCGGTGACACTTGTTCCTGTCTATATATCCGAGACTGCCCCACCAGAAATAAGAGGGCAATTGAATACATTTCCACAGTTCACCGGTTCCCTTGGAATGTTTTTGTCATACTGCATggtttttggaatgtcactgACACAAGCACCAAGTTGGAGGTTAATGCTTGGGGTTCTATCAATTCCTTCTCTTGCTTACTTCTTTCTTGCATTGTTTTACTTGCCTGAATCTCCAAGGTGGCTGGTCAGTAAAGGTCGAATGAAGGAGGCTAAACAAGTTTTACAGAGACTACGTGGCAGGGAAGATGTCTCAG GTGAAATGGCATTGTTGATGGAAGGTTTAGGTGTTGGAGGTGAAGTATCTATAGAAGAGTATATAATTGGTCCGGACAATGAACTTGCTGACAACCATGATGAGAAAGATCAGATCAAGTTATATGGAGCTGAAGAGGGTCTTTCATGGATAGCAAAACCTGTCACTGGACAAAGTACTCTAGGCCTGGTCTCCCGTCATGGGAGTATGGCAAACCAAAGCATGCCTCTTATGGATCCGTTGGTTACTCTGTTTGGCAGTGTTCATGAGAAGATGCCGGAGATGGGAAGCATGCGAAGCATGCTCTTTTCTAATGTTGGCAGCATGTTCAATATCACAGAGAATCAAGGAAAAACTGATAATTGGGATGAAGAAAGCCAAAAGGATGAGGAAAATCATATGTCTGATGGTTCTGGGGCAGAATCTGATGATAATCTGAGAAGCCCGCTGCTCTCACGTCAAGGTACAAATGCAGAAGGAAATATGGGACCTCCAACATCGTTAAGCATGAGGCAAGGCAGCAATTTCATGCAGGCAAATGGTGTCGGTGAGCAAGCCAGCATGGGTATTGGTGGTGGTTGGCAGCTAGCATACAGAAAAGATGAGAAAAAGGAGGGAGCACTCAAAAGGATCTATTTACATGAAGAAGGAGGCAGTGGATCACGACGGGGGTCCATTATTTCTCTTCCAGGAGATGCTCATGCAGATCAAGCTGAGTTCATTCATGCTGCTGCTTTAGTGAGTCAGTCTGTTCTTCGTGCTGAGAGCGTCTTGGGTCAACAGTCTATAGAAGAAGCAATCGAGACACAATCTGAAACTGTTACAAAGAAGTCAGTCTGGAAAGCACTTCTTGAGCCAGGAGTCAAGCATGCACTGATTGTTGGAGTTGGACTCCAAATACTTCAGCAG TTTTCCGGAATCAACGGGGTTCTTTATTACACTCCTCAAATTCTTGAACAAGCAGGCGTTGGAGTTCTCCTATCGAATATGGGCATTGGTTCAGACTCTGCGTCTTTCCTCATAAGTGCTGTTACAACTTTGTTAATGCTTCCCACCATTGGTGTTGCAATGAGATTAATGGACTTGGCTGGCAGAAG GTGGCTTTTGCTGGCTACATTGCCCGTCTTGTTATCGTCACTTATTGTACTAGTCCTTGGCAATGTTATTAACATGGGTGAGGTCATGCATGCTGTGATCTCCACCGCTAGTGTTGTGGTATACTTCTGCACCTTTGTTATGGGCTTTGGTCCAATCCCAAATATCCTCTGCTCTGAGATATTTCCCACCAGCGTTCGTGGAATCTGTATTGCTATATGTGCTCTTACTTTTTGGATCGGAGACATCATTGTCACCTACTCGCTCCCTGTCATGCTCAACTCCATTGGACTTGGAGGTGTCTTCGCCATCTATGCTGTCGTGTGTGCTGTGGCTTGGGTATTCGTTTTCTTGAAAGTTCCTGAAACAAAGGGCATGCCCCTTGAAGTCATTACAGAGTTCTTCGCCGTTGGAGCTAAGAAAGCTGCCACAGAATAA